A window from Candidatus Bathyarchaeota archaeon A05DMB-5 encodes these proteins:
- a CDS encoding phosphoesterase has translation MSFLFGRKKEETTKILFATDMHGSEGSWRKFLNASAMLKVNVAICGGDLTGKMIVPIVEQKDGKYTYYLMGGTHTTDSAGLEKAFKDIRGIGYYPHVTNESEYEEMTKNPKKVDEVFHDVMISTLKRWLDLIPEKVPSETKVVVCPGNDDRFPVDKLIEKHKSVINGEGKVIKIDETHEMVSCGWVNPSPWKTAREEEEEKLEERLEKYISQLTDVKNAIFNFHAPPFESKIDEAPLLDKDLNPIIRSGSVVMVPVGSKAVRKMIEKYQPFLGLHGHIHESAGCIKIGRTHCVNPGSEYAEGIIRAFFIEFKGDKLTRLQRIEG, from the coding sequence TTGAGCTTTCTGTTTGGAAGGAAAAAAGAGGAAACGACTAAGATACTTTTTGCCACAGACATGCATGGGTCAGAAGGGTCTTGGAGAAAATTTCTAAACGCTTCTGCTATGCTCAAGGTTAATGTGGCTATTTGTGGCGGAGATTTAACTGGGAAAATGATTGTTCCGATTGTTGAGCAGAAAGACGGAAAGTACACTTATTACCTTATGGGTGGAACACACACTACAGACTCAGCTGGTCTAGAGAAAGCGTTCAAAGACATTAGAGGAATAGGCTACTATCCACACGTGACCAACGAAAGCGAATACGAAGAAATGACCAAGAACCCCAAAAAAGTGGACGAAGTCTTCCATGACGTTATGATATCAACACTGAAACGATGGCTCGACCTCATACCAGAAAAAGTTCCAAGCGAAACAAAAGTGGTTGTTTGCCCCGGAAACGATGACAGATTTCCAGTGGACAAGCTAATCGAGAAACACAAGAGCGTAATCAACGGAGAAGGCAAAGTAATCAAAATAGATGAAACTCACGAAATGGTAAGCTGCGGCTGGGTTAACCCCAGTCCATGGAAGACGGCTCGCGAAGAAGAAGAAGAAAAGCTTGAGGAAAGACTTGAAAAGTATATTTCACAGCTGACAGACGTGAAAAACGCCATATTCAACTTTCACGCTCCGCCATTTGAGTCCAAAATTGATGAAGCGCCACTGTTGGACAAAGATTTGAATCCAATCATACGAAGCGGAAGCGTCGTGATGGTTCCAGTAGGCTCAAAGGCTGTAAGAAAAATGATAGAAAAATATCAGCCCTTCTTGGGCTTACATGGTCACATACACGAATCTGCAGGTTGCATAAAAATAGGCAGGACGCACTGCGTTAACCCAGGAAGCGAATACGCCGAAGGAATAATCAGAGCGTTCTTCATAGAATTTAAAGGAGACAAACTCACTAGGTTGCAGAGAATAGAAGGTTAG
- a CDS encoding DUF1512 domain-containing protein has protein sequence MNIFAVISGLQNTVTQEPFGEFSWILNLLFYVVFIIFIFYGQRIQMYVMIREVEGSLYKLKYIKDEGRKTAIETIKEIGKPQVDPTVRVDRFLEYFTISPQSLDPAGVVWKLEHILDVRDVRFKDEVKFMAPAADETQVNNLENTLEAAMALNYIYKVIRHYYLLGKKTLSLYIIMQLQMILPLIMREAEAYASALKAFAYGQPIGDGAGALVAAKLMYGHEKRKIPKDCVVATVPIEGRTAYVIKAEGPGGNVGKIGDGIRTVIEENEGKIATVIMIDAAMKLEGEEIGEVAEGVGAAIGGPGVDQFKIEESLLKYRIPINAVIVKEDIGDAVSPMRKEIFEAVDKAIERIKQVILEKTKEGDKVIIAGVGNTIGIAQ, from the coding sequence GTGAACATATTCGCAGTGATTTCAGGTCTGCAAAATACGGTTACGCAGGAACCGTTTGGAGAATTCTCCTGGATTCTTAACTTACTTTTCTATGTCGTCTTCATAATTTTCATTTTTTATGGACAGAGAATTCAAATGTATGTTATGATTAGGGAAGTTGAAGGTTCACTTTATAAATTGAAGTACATAAAGGATGAAGGACGAAAAACTGCAATAGAAACGATAAAAGAAATTGGAAAGCCGCAAGTAGACCCAACCGTGAGAGTTGACAGATTTCTGGAATACTTCACGATATCGCCTCAAAGCCTCGACCCAGCTGGCGTTGTTTGGAAGCTTGAGCATATACTTGACGTTAGGGATGTCCGGTTTAAGGACGAAGTGAAGTTTATGGCTCCAGCCGCAGACGAAACGCAAGTCAATAATTTAGAAAATACTCTTGAAGCGGCAATGGCGTTAAACTACATTTACAAGGTGATAAGGCACTATTACTTGCTTGGCAAAAAGACGCTAAGCCTATACATTATAATGCAGTTGCAAATGATACTGCCCCTCATCATGCGAGAAGCAGAGGCCTACGCAAGCGCGTTAAAGGCATTCGCCTACGGACAACCAATCGGCGACGGTGCTGGCGCATTAGTGGCTGCAAAACTCATGTATGGACATGAGAAAAGGAAAATACCTAAAGATTGCGTTGTTGCAACCGTGCCAATAGAGGGACGCACAGCCTACGTGATAAAAGCTGAGGGGCCAGGTGGAAACGTCGGCAAAATTGGAGATGGAATAAGGACGGTTATTGAAGAGAATGAAGGAAAAATTGCAACGGTAATAATGATTGATGCCGCTATGAAGCTGGAAGGGGAAGAAATTGGCGAAGTTGCTGAAGGAGTCGGCGCAGCGATAGGCGGACCAGGCGTTGACCAATTCAAAATTGAGGAGTCACTTTTGAAGTACCGAATCCCAATAAACGCAGTAATAGTGAAAGAGGACATCGGCGATGCAGTTTCGCCCATGCGCAAGGAAATCTTTGAGGCTGTGGACAAGGCTATTGAGAGAATAAAGCAAGTCATTCTGGAGAAAACCAAAGAGGGCGACAAGGTTATAATCGCGGGTGTTGGCAACACGATAGGCATTGCACAATAA
- a CDS encoding type II methionyl aminopeptidase — protein MNNHDKDALEKLQLSGKILRETREEMISFVREDMPIIEICEKAEALIREKGGKPAFPCNVSVNEIAAHYTSPRNDTTKIPRNSIVKVDIGVHVDGYVTDTAFTVSFNPEYKILVETAEQALKVAIDNIRPEMPTSKLGEIIEKTIKSRGLKPISNLTGHSVGRYLVHAGTSVPNVSQLSFSKIKLGGVYAIEPFVTLSDAVGRVEDGDEATIFRFLKSKSVKNPYAKQLMKYIEENFRTLPFAERWLKDVVPNEHHRDAFRELLASKAIMSYPIFVEISRKPVAQAEHTVLIVQSGCVVLT, from the coding sequence ATGAATAATCACGATAAAGATGCCCTTGAAAAGCTTCAACTTTCTGGAAAAATCCTCCGCGAAACACGAGAAGAAATGATAAGCTTCGTTCGCGAAGACATGCCAATAATAGAAATCTGCGAAAAAGCCGAAGCGCTTATACGAGAAAAAGGTGGAAAACCAGCGTTTCCATGCAATGTTTCAGTGAATGAAATAGCCGCGCATTACACGTCGCCGCGAAACGACACCACAAAAATTCCCAGAAACTCTATTGTTAAAGTAGACATCGGCGTTCACGTGGATGGTTACGTAACCGACACCGCATTCACAGTATCCTTCAACCCAGAATATAAAATCCTTGTAGAAACGGCTGAACAAGCCTTAAAAGTAGCCATAGATAACATTCGCCCAGAAATGCCCACATCCAAATTAGGCGAAATTATTGAAAAAACTATAAAATCACGCGGCTTAAAACCGATTTCAAACTTGACGGGGCACTCAGTAGGACGATACCTGGTGCATGCTGGCACTTCTGTGCCGAATGTTTCACAATTGTCTTTTTCAAAAATCAAGTTGGGCGGAGTTTACGCCATTGAGCCATTCGTGACTTTGTCAGACGCTGTGGGACGCGTTGAAGATGGAGATGAAGCCACAATTTTCCGTTTTCTCAAATCTAAATCTGTAAAAAACCCATATGCAAAGCAACTTATGAAATACATCGAGGAAAACTTCAGAACCTTACCCTTCGCTGAACGTTGGCTAAAAGACGTAGTGCCAAATGAGCATCATCGAGACGCGTTCCGAGAACTATTAGCTTCAAAAGCAATCATGAGCTATCCAATCTTTGTTGAAATAAGCAGAAAACCCGTGGCTCAAGCAGAACACACTGTCTTAATAGTGCAAAGTGGCTGTGTCGTCCTAACCTAA
- a CDS encoding metal-dependent hydrolase has product MAKVTWFGHAAFKIEIANKIVLVDPWLDGNPTSPVKASEITKADIVYVTHDHGDHLGDAINICKRTGATFVANIELGDFAKENGVKTVEGLNIGGNVEVKGIRLLVTQALHTDSRGAPTGVIIEGEGKRVYHAGDTGLFGDMSLIGELYKPDLALIPIGGYYTMGAKEAAEAVKMLKPKAVIPMHYKTFPVLAQSAGEFAKIVKEKVPKVKVVTLKPGESYQF; this is encoded by the coding sequence TTGGCTAAAGTAACGTGGTTTGGGCATGCTGCATTCAAAATTGAAATTGCCAACAAAATTGTATTGGTTGACCCGTGGCTTGATGGAAACCCAACATCGCCAGTTAAGGCTTCAGAAATTACTAAAGCAGACATAGTTTATGTTACGCATGACCACGGCGACCATTTAGGTGATGCAATAAACATCTGCAAGAGAACAGGGGCGACTTTCGTGGCTAACATTGAACTTGGCGATTTTGCAAAAGAAAACGGTGTCAAAACCGTGGAAGGATTGAATATTGGCGGAAACGTGGAAGTCAAAGGAATAAGGCTTCTGGTAACTCAAGCCTTGCATACGGACTCGCGTGGTGCACCGACCGGTGTTATAATTGAGGGTGAAGGAAAAAGAGTTTATCATGCTGGAGACACGGGGCTTTTTGGAGACATGAGCCTAATCGGCGAGTTATACAAGCCTGATTTGGCTTTGATTCCGATAGGCGGTTACTATACTATGGGTGCTAAGGAAGCAGCGGAAGCTGTTAAAATGCTTAAACCTAAGGCGGTCATTCCGATGCATTATAAGACGTTTCCGGTTCTGGCGCAGTCAGCTGGTGAATTCGCAAAGATTGTTAAAGAGAAAGTGCCGAAAGTGAAAGTGGTGACGCTTAAGCCTGGCGAAAGCTACCAGTTCTAG
- a CDS encoding flavin reductase family protein, whose translation MSEKVNVNPSSASRLLHPMHTVLVSCIGKSGKPNIITLAWAMPTSINPPLVAISISPRRHSHSLIEETKEFVVNIPTVDILRETLFCGRVSGRDHDKFKESGLTPLPAKKVKSPAIKECVAHLECKLYSQFTAGDHTIFIGEILDAYVDADAFAETYNLEKVKMVFHLGGNEFATIDPKVLTPKL comes from the coding sequence ATGTCTGAAAAGGTTAACGTTAATCCTTCCTCAGCTTCCAGACTGCTACATCCCATGCACACAGTGCTTGTTTCCTGCATCGGCAAAAGTGGAAAACCAAACATTATAACCTTAGCGTGGGCAATGCCAACGTCAATTAACCCGCCATTAGTCGCAATAAGCATCTCACCACGAAGACACTCACACAGCCTAATTGAAGAAACAAAAGAGTTTGTTGTGAATATCCCGACAGTTGACATCCTAAGAGAGACACTGTTCTGCGGTAGAGTCAGCGGCAGAGACCATGACAAATTCAAAGAATCCGGCTTAACGCCTTTACCAGCGAAAAAAGTGAAGTCGCCAGCAATAAAAGAATGCGTAGCACATTTGGAATGCAAACTTTACAGTCAATTCACAGCTGGCGACCACACAATATTCATTGGCGAAATACTCGACGCCTACGTAGATGCTGATGCTTTCGCTGAAACATATAACCTAGAAAAAGTAAAAATGGTGTTCCACCTAGGCGGAAACGAATTCGCAACAATTGACCCTAAAGTCTTAACGCCTAAACTTTGA
- the trpS gene encoding tryptophan--tRNA ligase has product MQQDPSKKTVLDPFGTSVIADYERLYKEFGIEPFKPFLSKVSNPSLYMRRGVVFGHRDFERILNAMKKHEEFAVLSGIKPSGEFHLGTLMTAKEIIYFQQQGAQTFYCIADIESYEDNKVPFEKSEKIAVDNVADLLALGLDPKKAYIYRQSKENHVKDLAIVFGRAATLATMKAIYGERNIGLYLAALIQAGDILLPQLEEFGGPKPTVIPVGVDQDPHIRFTRDLAQIFYKKYGFILPSSTYHKLMKGLDGSPKMSKRLMNYFTLHDKPEVIAQRISNAFTGGRATIKEQRELGGVPEICPVYEVCMFHFVEDDEEIIRVYNDCKTGKLLCGEHKKQTIDIVTRFVKEHQRKKKQFIDKAKEILNVE; this is encoded by the coding sequence TTGCAACAAGACCCTAGCAAGAAAACGGTGCTTGACCCCTTTGGAACAAGCGTAATCGCTGACTACGAACGCCTATACAAGGAGTTTGGAATTGAGCCGTTTAAGCCGTTCTTATCGAAAGTGTCTAATCCTTCGCTTTACATGAGACGCGGCGTGGTTTTTGGGCACCGTGACTTCGAAAGAATACTGAATGCAATGAAGAAACATGAGGAATTTGCAGTTTTAAGCGGCATAAAACCTTCCGGCGAGTTTCACCTTGGCACGTTAATGACTGCGAAGGAAATCATTTATTTCCAGCAGCAAGGCGCACAGACGTTTTATTGCATTGCAGACATTGAATCCTACGAGGACAACAAGGTTCCGTTTGAAAAAAGCGAAAAAATAGCCGTTGACAACGTGGCGGATTTGCTTGCGCTTGGATTAGACCCGAAAAAAGCGTACATTTACCGTCAATCCAAAGAAAATCATGTAAAGGATTTGGCAATAGTTTTCGGAAGAGCCGCAACATTAGCTACGATGAAGGCAATCTACGGTGAACGAAACATAGGCTTATACTTGGCTGCTTTAATACAAGCTGGAGACATTCTTTTGCCTCAACTTGAAGAGTTTGGAGGACCAAAACCCACAGTTATTCCAGTCGGCGTTGACCAGGACCCACACATTCGCTTCACTAGAGACCTTGCCCAAATATTCTACAAGAAATACGGTTTTATTCTTCCATCATCGACTTATCACAAGCTTATGAAGGGTTTGGATGGTTCTCCGAAAATGAGCAAACGCTTGATGAACTATTTCACTTTGCATGACAAGCCTGAAGTGATTGCGCAGAGAATCTCAAATGCCTTTACTGGGGGGAGAGCAACAATCAAAGAACAACGTGAGCTCGGCGGAGTTCCCGAAATTTGTCCTGTTTACGAAGTTTGCATGTTCCACTTTGTCGAAGATGATGAAGAAATCATAAGGGTTTACAATGATTGTAAAACTGGAAAACTTCTCTGTGGCGAGCATAAGAAACAAACAATTGACATTGTTACGAGGTTTGTGAAGGAGCATCAACGCAAAAAGAAGCAGTTTATCGACAAAGCGAAGGAAATTCTGAATGTTGAATGA
- a CDS encoding phenylalanine--tRNA ligase subunit alpha, whose product MVDLREHERKTLLALEKLGGKASVEQLIAESGLSNAAVMRAALTMQEKKLTKINEKKQTIAKLSKEGALYAKKGLPERRILNVLYNKGCETAISTIAKEADVPSDTVSVALGWLVRRKWAVINQKNHTLAIAQDILAQKPSKTDEEKLLEILAERKSVVVEELDKRLQDAVALLKRRKLMETKEKSIYELELTEEGRKLVKKGLEIIKEEVTQLTPELIITGKWRETKLRKFDVTAPGPVVYPSKSHPLQQIINRVREIFLEMGFTEIRGPLVETAFWNFDALFQPQDHPAREMMDTFYLANPKAGKLPSKGIVNAVAKTHENGWTTGSKGWHYKWSHAEAKRLVLRTHTTAETIKYLSQHRKPPIKVFSVDRVYRNEQVTYKHLPEFYQVEGIVMDKSVTLEDLMGTLKAFYAKMGLKKVEFWSCYFPYTEPSAQAMVYHPKLKRWMELCGMGIFRPEVTAPVGVKYPVLAWGGGLERLAMIELGVDDIRTLYGNRLEWLRRTPLCQ is encoded by the coding sequence ATGGTTGACCTCAGAGAGCACGAACGTAAAACGCTTCTGGCTTTAGAAAAGCTTGGAGGAAAAGCCTCAGTTGAGCAACTAATAGCCGAAAGCGGATTGTCAAACGCTGCAGTAATGCGTGCAGCACTGACAATGCAAGAAAAAAAGCTCACTAAAATAAACGAGAAGAAGCAGACAATTGCAAAGCTTAGCAAAGAAGGGGCATTATATGCCAAAAAGGGATTACCGGAACGCAGAATCTTAAACGTTCTTTATAACAAAGGCTGCGAAACTGCAATTTCTACCATTGCGAAGGAAGCAGACGTTCCTTCCGACACAGTTTCTGTAGCGTTAGGTTGGCTTGTGCGGAGAAAATGGGCTGTAATAAACCAGAAGAACCATACGCTTGCCATCGCCCAAGACATTTTAGCTCAGAAACCATCCAAAACTGATGAAGAAAAACTTCTCGAGATTCTAGCGGAAAGAAAATCGGTGGTTGTTGAAGAGTTGGACAAGCGGCTTCAAGATGCTGTTGCCTTGCTGAAGCGTCGTAAGCTTATGGAAACAAAGGAGAAGTCAATTTACGAGTTGGAGCTAACGGAAGAGGGAAGGAAGCTAGTCAAAAAAGGATTAGAAATTATTAAGGAAGAAGTAACTCAGCTAACGCCTGAACTTATTATTACTGGAAAGTGGCGCGAAACAAAACTGAGAAAATTCGACGTTACCGCGCCTGGACCGGTTGTTTATCCGAGCAAAAGTCATCCGTTGCAGCAGATTATAAATCGTGTCCGCGAAATCTTTCTAGAAATGGGTTTTACAGAAATCCGTGGACCATTAGTTGAAACTGCCTTCTGGAACTTTGACGCTTTATTCCAGCCTCAGGACCACCCAGCTCGCGAGATGATGGACACTTTCTATTTGGCTAATCCTAAAGCTGGGAAACTGCCTTCAAAAGGCATAGTTAACGCGGTTGCTAAAACGCATGAAAATGGTTGGACAACGGGTTCTAAGGGTTGGCATTACAAGTGGAGTCATGCAGAAGCGAAAAGGCTTGTTTTGCGAACGCATACGACAGCTGAAACAATAAAGTATCTTTCTCAGCATCGAAAACCGCCAATAAAAGTGTTTTCTGTAGATAGGGTTTACCGCAACGAGCAAGTCACGTACAAGCATCTTCCAGAATTTTATCAAGTAGAAGGCATAGTCATGGATAAGAGCGTGACACTTGAAGATTTGATGGGCACGTTAAAGGCGTTTTACGCGAAAATGGGACTGAAAAAAGTGGAGTTTTGGTCATGCTACTTCCCATACACTGAACCTTCAGCTCAAGCAATGGTTTACCATCCCAAACTTAAGCGGTGGATGGAACTGTGCGGAATGGGCATTTTCAGACCAGAAGTCACTGCTCCCGTCGGCGTCAAATATCCAGTGCTCGCGTGGGGCGGTGGATTAGAGCGTTTAGCGATGATTGAGCTTGGCGTGGATGATATTAGAACACTTTATGGTAATCGCCTTGAATGGCTTAGGAGGACACCACTATGCCAGTGA